The Brevibacillus brevis genome contains a region encoding:
- a CDS encoding copper amine oxidase N-terminal domain-containing protein codes for MKKAISTSLVAILLATSVPAALAADLEGKGKGNGKPEVKAEAKDKSKETSVKESDTDTDSDDEDSTEASTEPNIKDVKLKKQLIELRQELKHTAEITEDQKAKYEQLVAELEKTTDKRGALDVQLELLQRTYQKGDHTPFKKLGELLEETGSTEVKAFVDGQQVQADVAPFVQGGRALVPVRAISSALKAEVNWKPETRTIEITRGEKSITLYLDKKEATVNGKTISLDTAPVLKNGRVFLPLRFISEQLSAEVKWQEEGKIVIIDDMQASNESEQDTDSDDTSAK; via the coding sequence ATGAAAAAAGCGATATCTACTTCGTTGGTTGCTATTCTACTCGCAACCAGTGTACCTGCTGCTCTGGCGGCTGACCTGGAAGGCAAAGGAAAAGGGAACGGCAAGCCCGAAGTAAAGGCAGAAGCAAAAGATAAATCGAAAGAAACTTCTGTCAAAGAATCTGATACCGATACAGATAGCGACGATGAGGACTCAACCGAAGCTAGCACAGAACCCAACATCAAAGACGTAAAATTGAAAAAACAGCTGATCGAGCTTCGCCAAGAGCTCAAGCATACGGCTGAAATCACAGAAGATCAAAAAGCGAAATACGAGCAACTGGTAGCTGAACTGGAAAAAACCACTGACAAACGTGGAGCTTTGGACGTACAGCTTGAGCTTCTTCAGCGCACGTACCAAAAAGGAGATCATACACCATTCAAAAAGCTTGGAGAACTCCTTGAGGAAACAGGCTCAACAGAAGTGAAAGCATTCGTGGATGGACAACAGGTACAAGCTGACGTAGCACCGTTTGTACAAGGTGGAAGAGCTTTGGTGCCTGTACGTGCTATTAGCTCCGCATTGAAAGCGGAAGTGAACTGGAAGCCGGAGACTCGTACAATAGAAATTACGCGTGGCGAAAAATCTATCACGCTGTACCTCGATAAAAAAGAAGCAACTGTAAACGGGAAAACCATTTCTCTGGACACTGCACCTGTACTGAAAAATGGACGTGTATTCCTGCCTCTGCGCTTCATCAGTGAACAACTGAGCGCGGAAGTAAAATGGCAAGAAGAAGGCAAAATCGTCATCATTGACGACATGCAAGCCTCTAACGAATCCGAGCAAGATACAGACTCTGACGATACAT